The proteins below come from a single Streptococcus hyointestinalis genomic window:
- a CDS encoding polyprenyl synthetase family protein: protein MDKKQYVDKAIHAYYERHGAVSERLVDAILYSVDGGGKRLRPLVLLDLLEDFGVTIEPGHYDVAAALEMIHTASLIHDDLPAMDNDDYRRGRLTNHKQFDEATAILAGDSLFLDPFGLMAEADLADSVKIKLIQALSQASGTFGMVAGQMLDMTAEHTQPSLVDLAAIHRHKTGCLLTYPFLAAGLLVEVSQDEQALLEEIGQLVGLAFQVRDDILDVTADFETLGKTPKKDVIAQKATYPSLLGLDQSYHILEDSLNQALALVEKLEAKQAKNFVKLRALLERLRLDG, encoded by the coding sequence ATGGATAAAAAGCAATACGTAGACAAGGCGATTCATGCCTACTATGAGCGACATGGAGCTGTTTCAGAGCGACTGGTTGATGCGATTTTGTACTCGGTTGATGGCGGTGGTAAACGCTTACGTCCACTGGTTTTACTGGATTTGCTGGAGGATTTTGGTGTGACGATAGAGCCTGGGCACTATGATGTGGCGGCTGCTCTTGAGATGATTCACACCGCCAGCTTGATTCATGATGATTTGCCTGCCATGGACAATGACGACTATCGCCGTGGACGCTTGACCAATCACAAGCAGTTTGATGAGGCGACAGCTATTCTAGCAGGGGACAGTCTCTTTTTGGACCCTTTTGGCTTGATGGCGGAAGCAGACTTGGCTGATAGCGTTAAGATTAAGCTGATACAGGCTCTCTCGCAAGCGTCAGGAACGTTTGGAATGGTGGCTGGGCAAATGTTGGATATGACAGCTGAGCATACGCAGCCTTCTCTAGTAGACTTGGCAGCTATTCACCGCCACAAGACAGGCTGTCTCCTCACTTATCCTTTCTTAGCAGCAGGGCTTTTAGTAGAAGTGTCGCAGGATGAGCAGGCACTTTTAGAGGAGATAGGTCAGCTGGTTGGATTAGCCTTTCAGGTGCGAGATGACATCCTAGATGTGACGGCGGATTTTGAGACCTTGGGCAAGACGCCAAAGAAAGATGTGATCGCACAGAAAGCCACTTACCCGAGCTTACTAGGCTTAGACCAGTCTTACCACATCCTTGAGGACAGCCTTAACCAAGCGCTAGCGCTGGTGGAAAAACTAGAAGCCAAGCAAGCAAAAAACTTTGTGAAACTAAGAGCATTATTAGAAAGGTTACGACTAGATGGCTAA
- a CDS encoding exodeoxyribonuclease VII small subunit, with amino-acid sequence MSKEHTFEENLQALEAIVTKLETGDVALEDAISEFQKGMALSKELQQTLKEAEKTLVTVMQDDGTEVEMDS; translated from the coding sequence ATGTCAAAAGAACACACATTTGAGGAAAACTTACAGGCACTAGAAGCCATCGTCACCAAGCTTGAGACGGGGGACGTAGCGCTAGAGGATGCTATCAGTGAATTTCAAAAGGGCATGGCTCTTTCAAAAGAGCTGCAACAAACGCTCAAAGAAGCTGAAAAGACCCTAGTCACTGTCATGCAAGACGACGGCACAGAAGTAGAGATGGATAGCTAA
- the xseA gene encoding exodeoxyribonuclease VII large subunit has product MTDYLSVSSLTKYLSLKFSKDPYLERVYLTGQVSNFRPRAGHQYFSLKDEKAVIKATMWARQFKELGFELEEGMKINVIGRIVLYEPSGSYSIIIEKAEPDGIGALAVQFEQLKAKLTKAGYFDDRHKQALPRFPKKIGVVTSPSGAVIRDIITTVSRRFAGVDIVLFPTKVQGEGSAQEIVDNIRKANQHKDLDVLIVGRGGGTIEDLWAFNEEAVVEAIFESRLPIISSVGHETDTTLSDFVADKRAATPTAAAELATPVTKADVLAFLAERRQRSYQATLATLKRFEERLAKSRQSVIFRQPERLYDGYMQKLDRLSMGLSNSMRQIYSHNQQQEALLTQRLLGLDLSKRIERNKENLAHLKRLLLTTMTNQYDSKLARFERAQDALLSLDTSRIVARGYAIVKQNETALSSAKALEKGDHLQIIMRDGQLEVEVEDVKRTHI; this is encoded by the coding sequence GTGACAGATTATTTATCGGTATCTAGCTTGACCAAGTATCTGAGTTTGAAGTTTAGTAAAGACCCTTACCTAGAGCGGGTTTATCTGACAGGACAGGTCTCAAACTTTCGTCCTCGAGCTGGTCACCAGTATTTCTCTCTCAAGGATGAAAAAGCGGTTATCAAAGCGACCATGTGGGCAAGGCAGTTTAAAGAACTGGGCTTTGAGCTTGAAGAGGGCATGAAAATCAATGTCATCGGACGAATTGTGCTCTATGAGCCAAGCGGCTCTTACTCGATTATCATCGAAAAGGCAGAGCCAGACGGGATAGGAGCTCTAGCAGTTCAGTTTGAGCAGTTAAAGGCAAAGCTGACTAAGGCAGGCTATTTTGACGACAGGCACAAGCAGGCACTTCCACGCTTTCCAAAGAAAATCGGCGTGGTTACCAGTCCTAGTGGGGCGGTGATTAGAGACATTATCACCACGGTTTCACGCCGTTTTGCTGGTGTGGATATTGTGCTCTTTCCTACCAAGGTGCAAGGTGAAGGCAGCGCCCAAGAGATTGTAGACAATATCCGAAAAGCCAATCAGCATAAGGACTTGGATGTTTTGATTGTTGGACGTGGCGGCGGGACGATTGAGGACCTCTGGGCTTTCAATGAAGAAGCGGTTGTGGAGGCGATTTTTGAGTCTCGTCTGCCTATCATCTCCAGTGTCGGACATGAGACAGATACGACTTTGTCAGACTTTGTCGCAGACAAGCGTGCAGCAACGCCTACAGCTGCGGCAGAGCTTGCTACACCTGTGACCAAGGCAGATGTACTTGCCTTTTTAGCTGAGCGCAGGCAACGGAGCTATCAAGCCACACTTGCGACCCTTAAGCGTTTTGAAGAACGCTTAGCTAAGTCCCGTCAGTCGGTTATCTTTCGTCAGCCAGAGCGCTTGTATGACGGCTACATGCAAAAGCTTGACCGCTTGAGTATGGGGCTTTCAAACAGCATGCGCCAGATTTATAGCCACAATCAGCAGCAAGAAGCACTGCTCACTCAGCGATTGCTGGGGCTTGATTTGTCAAAGAGAATCGAGAGAAATAAAGAAAATCTGGCTCATCTCAAGCGTCTGTTGCTAACGACCATGACCAATCAATACGACAGCAAGTTAGCACGCTTTGAGCGAGCACAGGATGCGCTTTTGTCATTAGATACCTCACGCATTGTGGCACGGGGCTATGCTATTGTCAAACAAAATGAAACAGCACTATCAAGTGCTAAAGCGCTAGAAAAGGGCGACCACTTGCAGATTATCATGCGAGACGGTCAGCTAGAAGTTGAGGTAGAAGATGTCAAAAGAACACACATTTGA
- a CDS encoding NAD(P)H-hydrate dehydratase, producing MFRADEIAQKVITPRPRDSHKGSFGRVLLIGGHYPYGGAIIMAALACVNSGAGLVSVATDRDNITALHAHLPEAMAFEMSDKERLMAAIGQAEVILIGSGLSEDTLAKSVFETALENINASQTLIIDGSALNLLARYKLTLKTNKVILTPHQKEWERLSGLEIKKQNATNSQSALADLPRGTILVAKSQATTVYTVDSACLLGVGGPYQATGGMGDTLAGMIAGFCAQFRDNLFETVVAAAYLHSYIADRLSKDAYVVLPTSISQVIPKVMKEFSSLSAKNSCDQS from the coding sequence ATGTTTAGGGCGGACGAGATAGCTCAAAAGGTCATCACACCTCGTCCTAGAGATAGCCACAAGGGCAGTTTTGGACGTGTGCTTTTGATAGGAGGGCACTATCCTTATGGTGGCGCTATCATCATGGCGGCTCTTGCCTGTGTCAATAGCGGAGCTGGTCTAGTCAGTGTCGCTACTGATAGAGACAATATCACGGCCCTGCATGCCCATCTGCCAGAGGCAATGGCGTTTGAGATGAGTGATAAAGAACGTCTGATGGCTGCTATTGGTCAGGCAGAGGTCATCCTTATCGGCTCTGGCTTGAGCGAGGACACACTAGCAAAGAGTGTTTTTGAGACGGCTTTAGAGAATATCAACGCTTCCCAAACGCTCATCATTGATGGCTCTGCTCTCAATCTACTAGCCAGGTATAAGCTGACGTTAAAGACGAACAAGGTCATTCTCACCCCACACCAAAAAGAGTGGGAACGCTTGTCTGGGCTTGAGATAAAAAAGCAAAATGCAACAAATAGCCAATCAGCGCTAGCAGACCTTCCACGAGGAACCATCTTGGTGGCAAAGAGCCAAGCAACGACAGTCTATACGGTTGATAGCGCCTGCTTACTTGGTGTGGGTGGTCCTTATCAAGCGACAGGTGGCATGGGAGATACCCTAGCAGGGATGATTGCAGGCTTTTGTGCCCAGTTTAGGGACAATCTTTTTGAGACGGTTGTTGCTGCGGCTTACCTGCACTCCTATATCGCTGATAGACTGAGCAAGGACGCTTATGTCGTGCTTCCGACAAGTATCTCTCAAGTGATACCCAAAGTAATGAAAGAGTTTTCGAGCCTGTCTGCTAAGAACTCTTGCGACCAAAGCTAA
- a CDS encoding bifunctional methylenetetrahydrofolate dehydrogenase/methenyltetrahydrofolate cyclohydrolase, with product MTLIDGKALATKMQNNLADKVQQMKDDYGIVPGLAVILVGDNPASQVYVRNKERSALKAGFKSETKRVPSSISEEDLIALIEDYNQDDTIHGILVQLPLPEHINDKKVIMAIDPHKDVDGFHPINTGHLWSGRPIMVPCTPAGIMEMLAAYNIGLEGKHAVIIGRSNIVGKPMAQLLLAKNATVTLTHSRTRNLADVAKSADVLIVAIGQGHFVTKDFVKEGAVVIDVGMNRDTDGKLIGDVAFDEVKELASYITPVPGGVGPMTITMLLEQTYQAALRSLEHV from the coding sequence ATGACACTTATAGATGGAAAAGCACTCGCTACAAAAATGCAGAACAATCTAGCAGATAAGGTGCAGCAGATGAAGGACGACTATGGCATAGTACCGGGCTTAGCGGTGATTTTAGTCGGTGACAATCCAGCCAGCCAAGTCTATGTGCGCAATAAAGAGCGCTCAGCACTAAAGGCAGGCTTTAAGAGCGAAACCAAGCGTGTGCCAAGTAGTATTAGCGAAGAGGACTTGATTGCCTTGATTGAGGATTACAATCAAGATGACACTATCCACGGTATCTTGGTGCAGTTGCCACTTCCCGAGCATATCAATGACAAAAAGGTCATTATGGCAATTGACCCGCACAAGGATGTGGATGGCTTTCACCCTATCAATACTGGGCACCTCTGGAGCGGACGTCCTATCATGGTGCCTTGCACGCCAGCTGGTATCATGGAAATGCTAGCAGCCTATAACATTGGCCTTGAGGGTAAGCACGCTGTTATCATTGGGCGTAGTAATATTGTTGGAAAACCCATGGCGCAGCTCTTGCTAGCTAAAAATGCAACGGTGACACTCACTCATTCTCGCACGCGAAATCTCGCTGACGTTGCCAAATCAGCGGATGTCTTGATTGTCGCCATCGGTCAAGGACACTTTGTGACCAAGGACTTTGTCAAAGAAGGGGCTGTCGTGATTGATGTCGGTATGAACCGTGATACAGATGGCAAGCTCATTGGTGATGTTGCCTTTGATGAGGTCAAGGAGCTGGCAAGCTACATCACGCCAGTGCCAGGTGGCGTGGGTCCTATGACCATTACCATGCTCCTTGAGCAGACTTATCAAGCAGCTCTTAGGAGTTTAGAGCATGTTTAG
- a CDS encoding beta-glucoside-specific PTS transporter subunit IIABC, translated as MTKDYTELAQDIVAHVGGKDNIAKLVHCVTRLRFTLKDESKADDDYLKQRDGIVTVVKAGGQYQVVIGNHVPDVYAAVLKVAGISGDGGVDVDEGDVPKGNLLDQFISLVSGIFQPMLGVLCASGMIKGLVAILAAFGVKDTAGVYIILNAAGDGLFQFLPIVLAITSAKRFKMEPFTAMALAFALVYPNIAASFAKGSVDFLGIPVVFPASSYLQTVLPIILTVWVGAKLEHFFKKIIPDVVKVFLVPFCVLLITVPLAFLAIGPVMNYASDLVGLIFTFLYKVSPILYGLILGGAWQVLVMFGLHWGLVPLAILELQQHPSGVILVATIAICFAQAGSLLNIMFRTKEEKVRELAIPAFISALFGVTEPAIYGITLPMRTPFIMTCVAGAIQGAFLGLVDVKMFSFGGMGLISIPSFIAPSNSWNLIYYLIAIGMSFVLGFILTQFITIPNLYGEPKEEKAADEKAVPELKELQQELIASPMIGEVVALDNVPDEVFASGAMGKGLAINPSDGTVVAPSNGEITLVFPTGHAVGMRTENGAEILIHVGMDTVSLAGKGFKSFVEVGQKVTAGDKLLEFDLATIRDAGLPVITPVIVTNSADYDDVLLTQEVRVNIGDYLMTTVR; from the coding sequence ATGACTAAGGATTACACAGAGTTAGCACAAGATATTGTGGCTCATGTCGGCGGTAAGGATAATATCGCAAAACTGGTTCACTGCGTAACACGCTTGCGCTTTACCCTAAAGGATGAAAGCAAGGCTGATGACGACTATCTCAAACAGCGTGATGGTATCGTAACAGTGGTCAAGGCAGGCGGTCAGTATCAAGTCGTTATTGGCAATCACGTCCCAGATGTCTATGCGGCAGTGCTCAAGGTCGCTGGCATCTCTGGCGATGGTGGTGTCGATGTGGATGAGGGTGATGTTCCTAAAGGTAATCTCCTCGACCAATTCATCTCCTTGGTGTCTGGTATCTTCCAGCCTATGCTTGGTGTGCTGTGTGCGTCTGGTATGATAAAAGGGCTGGTTGCTATCCTAGCAGCATTTGGTGTCAAGGATACAGCAGGTGTCTACATCATCCTCAATGCCGCTGGTGACGGGCTCTTTCAGTTCTTGCCAATCGTTCTAGCCATTACATCAGCTAAGCGTTTCAAGATGGAGCCTTTTACAGCGATGGCGCTTGCTTTTGCGCTGGTTTATCCTAATATCGCAGCCAGCTTTGCAAAAGGCAGTGTTGACTTTCTAGGCATTCCCGTTGTCTTTCCTGCTTCTAGCTATCTGCAAACGGTGCTTCCGATTATCCTCACGGTTTGGGTAGGTGCTAAGCTGGAGCATTTCTTTAAGAAAATCATCCCTGATGTGGTTAAGGTCTTTTTGGTTCCGTTTTGTGTGCTTTTGATTACAGTGCCACTCGCTTTTCTAGCTATTGGTCCAGTTATGAACTACGCTAGTGACCTTGTCGGACTTATCTTTACCTTTCTTTACAAGGTCAGCCCAATCTTGTACGGTCTTATCCTTGGTGGGGCTTGGCAAGTGCTTGTTATGTTTGGACTGCACTGGGGCTTGGTGCCACTGGCTATTTTGGAATTACAACAACATCCAAGTGGTGTCATTCTTGTAGCGACGATTGCTATCTGCTTTGCGCAAGCAGGTTCTCTTTTGAACATCATGTTCCGCACTAAGGAAGAAAAGGTTCGTGAGCTTGCCATTCCAGCCTTTATCTCAGCTCTCTTTGGTGTAACTGAGCCAGCTATCTACGGGATTACCCTTCCTATGCGCACACCGTTTATCATGACCTGTGTGGCAGGTGCTATCCAAGGTGCATTCCTAGGACTTGTTGATGTTAAAATGTTCTCTTTTGGCGGTATGGGACTCATTTCTATCCCATCTTTCATCGCACCAAGCAATAGCTGGAACTTGATTTACTACCTTATCGCTATTGGTATGTCTTTCGTGCTTGGTTTTATCCTCACACAGTTTATCACCATTCCAAACCTTTACGGTGAGCCAAAAGAAGAAAAAGCAGCTGACGAAAAAGCTGTGCCAGAACTCAAAGAATTGCAACAAGAGCTTATCGCAAGCCCCATGATTGGTGAGGTTGTTGCTCTTGACAATGTCCCTGATGAAGTGTTCGCCTCAGGCGCTATGGGTAAAGGTTTGGCTATCAATCCGTCAGATGGAACCGTTGTCGCACCAAGTAACGGTGAGATTACGCTGGTCTTTCCGACTGGTCACGCTGTCGGCATGCGCACTGAAAACGGCGCTGAAATCCTCATCCATGTCGGTATGGATACTGTTTCCTTGGCTGGTAAGGGCTTTAAGAGCTTTGTCGAGGTGGGACAAAAAGTCACTGCAGGCGACAAACTGCTAGAGTTTGACCTAGCGACCATACGTGATGCGGGGCTTCCAGTCATCACACCCGTCATTGTGACCAATTCAGCAGACTATGACGATGTTCTATTGACTCAAGAGGTGCGTGTCAATATCGGCGATTACCTGATGACAACCGTCAGATAA